In Cervus elaphus chromosome 24, mCerEla1.1, whole genome shotgun sequence, a single genomic region encodes these proteins:
- the LOC122683102 gene encoding olfactory receptor 1030-like isoform X2, whose product MLKENYTEVTEFLLLGLTDRADLQPVLFVVFLVIYLITVIGNVGMILLIRTDTNLQTPMYFFLSHLSFVDLCYATNVTPQMLVHFLSKRKTISFLGCFIQFHFFIALVIADYYMLTVMAYDRYMAICKPLLYASKMSRGVCISLVAAPYIYGFANGLTQTILMLRLTFCGPNEINHFYCADPPLLVLACSDTNFNETAMFVGAGFNLTCSLTIILISYIFIFTAILRIRSAEGRRKAFSTCGSHLTAVTVFYGTLFCMYLRPPSETSVEQGKIVAVFYIFVSPMLNPLIYSLQNKDVKNSVRRMIQRKFFAK is encoded by the coding sequence ATGTTAAAGGAGAACTACACAGAAGTGACTGAGTTTCTTCTCCTGGGACTGACAGATCGAGCTGACTTGCAGCCTGTCCTCTTTGTGGTCTTCCTAGTCATCTACCTGATCACAGTCATTGGAAATGTGGGCATGATTTTGTTAATCAGAACTGACACAAATCTTCAGACTccaatgtacttcttcctcagccaCCTCTCCTTTGTAGATCTCTGTTATGCCACCAATGTCACTCCTCAGATGCTGGTTCACTTCTTATCCAAGAGAAAAACCATTTCCTTCCTTGGCTGCTTTATACAGTTCCACTTTTTCATTGCCCTGGTGATTGCAGATTATTATATGCTCACAGTGATGGCTTATGATCGCTACATGGCCATATGCAAACCCTTGTTATATGCCAGCAAAATGTCCCGAGGTGTCTGCATCTCTCTTGTTGCTGCTCCTTACATTTATGGTTTTGCAAATGGTCTTACCCAGACCATCCTGATGCTCCGTCTCACCTTCTGTGGACCCAATGAAATCAACCACTTTTACTGTGCGGACCCACCTCTCTTAGTCCTGGCTTGCTCAGATACTAATTTCAATGAGACTGCCATGTTTGTGGGGGCTGGTTTCAACCTCACATGTTCTCTCACCATCATCCTCATCTCCTACATTTTCATCTTTACGGCCATTCTGCGTATCCGCTCTGCAGAAGGGAGACGAAAGGCCTTCTCTACCTGTGGGTCCCATCTGACAGCTGTCACTGTCTTTTATGGGACACTGTTCTGCATGTACCTGAGGCCCCCTTCTGAGACATCTGTAGAACAGGGCAAAATTGTAGCTGTTTTTTATATCTTTGTGAGtcctatgctaaatcctttgatcTACAGCCTTCAGAACAAAGATGTTAAAAACTCAGTAAGGAGAATGATACAAAGGAAATTTTTTGCCAAATAG
- the LOC122683102 gene encoding olfactory receptor 1030-like isoform X1, whose translation MQGLPNYTEVTEFLLLGLTDRADLQPVLFVVFLVIYLITVIGNVGMILLIRTDTNLQTPMYFFLSHLSFVDLCYATNVTPQMLVHFLSKRKTISFLGCFIQFHFFIALVIADYYMLTVMAYDRYMAICKPLLYASKMSRGVCISLVAAPYIYGFANGLTQTILMLRLTFCGPNEINHFYCADPPLLVLACSDTNFNETAMFVGAGFNLTCSLTIILISYIFIFTAILRIRSAEGRRKAFSTCGSHLTAVTVFYGTLFCMYLRPPSETSVEQGKIVAVFYIFVSPMLNPLIYSLQNKDVKNSVRRMIQRKFFAK comes from the exons atgcaaggcctccct AACTACACAGAAGTGACTGAGTTTCTTCTCCTGGGACTGACAGATCGAGCTGACTTGCAGCCTGTCCTCTTTGTGGTCTTCCTAGTCATCTACCTGATCACAGTCATTGGAAATGTGGGCATGATTTTGTTAATCAGAACTGACACAAATCTTCAGACTccaatgtacttcttcctcagccaCCTCTCCTTTGTAGATCTCTGTTATGCCACCAATGTCACTCCTCAGATGCTGGTTCACTTCTTATCCAAGAGAAAAACCATTTCCTTCCTTGGCTGCTTTATACAGTTCCACTTTTTCATTGCCCTGGTGATTGCAGATTATTATATGCTCACAGTGATGGCTTATGATCGCTACATGGCCATATGCAAACCCTTGTTATATGCCAGCAAAATGTCCCGAGGTGTCTGCATCTCTCTTGTTGCTGCTCCTTACATTTATGGTTTTGCAAATGGTCTTACCCAGACCATCCTGATGCTCCGTCTCACCTTCTGTGGACCCAATGAAATCAACCACTTTTACTGTGCGGACCCACCTCTCTTAGTCCTGGCTTGCTCAGATACTAATTTCAATGAGACTGCCATGTTTGTGGGGGCTGGTTTCAACCTCACATGTTCTCTCACCATCATCCTCATCTCCTACATTTTCATCTTTACGGCCATTCTGCGTATCCGCTCTGCAGAAGGGAGACGAAAGGCCTTCTCTACCTGTGGGTCCCATCTGACAGCTGTCACTGTCTTTTATGGGACACTGTTCTGCATGTACCTGAGGCCCCCTTCTGAGACATCTGTAGAACAGGGCAAAATTGTAGCTGTTTTTTATATCTTTGTGAGtcctatgctaaatcctttgatcTACAGCCTTCAGAACAAAGATGTTAAAAACTCAGTAAGGAGAATGATACAAAGGAAATTTTTTGCCAAATAG
- the LOC122683102 gene encoding olfactory receptor 1030-like isoform X3 has protein sequence MTYLNYTEVTEFLLLGLTDRADLQPVLFVVFLVIYLITVIGNVGMILLIRTDTNLQTPMYFFLSHLSFVDLCYATNVTPQMLVHFLSKRKTISFLGCFIQFHFFIALVIADYYMLTVMAYDRYMAICKPLLYASKMSRGVCISLVAAPYIYGFANGLTQTILMLRLTFCGPNEINHFYCADPPLLVLACSDTNFNETAMFVGAGFNLTCSLTIILISYIFIFTAILRIRSAEGRRKAFSTCGSHLTAVTVFYGTLFCMYLRPPSETSVEQGKIVAVFYIFVSPMLNPLIYSLQNKDVKNSVRRMIQRKFFAK, from the exons ATGACATACCTA AACTACACAGAAGTGACTGAGTTTCTTCTCCTGGGACTGACAGATCGAGCTGACTTGCAGCCTGTCCTCTTTGTGGTCTTCCTAGTCATCTACCTGATCACAGTCATTGGAAATGTGGGCATGATTTTGTTAATCAGAACTGACACAAATCTTCAGACTccaatgtacttcttcctcagccaCCTCTCCTTTGTAGATCTCTGTTATGCCACCAATGTCACTCCTCAGATGCTGGTTCACTTCTTATCCAAGAGAAAAACCATTTCCTTCCTTGGCTGCTTTATACAGTTCCACTTTTTCATTGCCCTGGTGATTGCAGATTATTATATGCTCACAGTGATGGCTTATGATCGCTACATGGCCATATGCAAACCCTTGTTATATGCCAGCAAAATGTCCCGAGGTGTCTGCATCTCTCTTGTTGCTGCTCCTTACATTTATGGTTTTGCAAATGGTCTTACCCAGACCATCCTGATGCTCCGTCTCACCTTCTGTGGACCCAATGAAATCAACCACTTTTACTGTGCGGACCCACCTCTCTTAGTCCTGGCTTGCTCAGATACTAATTTCAATGAGACTGCCATGTTTGTGGGGGCTGGTTTCAACCTCACATGTTCTCTCACCATCATCCTCATCTCCTACATTTTCATCTTTACGGCCATTCTGCGTATCCGCTCTGCAGAAGGGAGACGAAAGGCCTTCTCTACCTGTGGGTCCCATCTGACAGCTGTCACTGTCTTTTATGGGACACTGTTCTGCATGTACCTGAGGCCCCCTTCTGAGACATCTGTAGAACAGGGCAAAATTGTAGCTGTTTTTTATATCTTTGTGAGtcctatgctaaatcctttgatcTACAGCCTTCAGAACAAAGATGTTAAAAACTCAGTAAGGAGAATGATACAAAGGAAATTTTTTGCCAAATAG
- the LOC122683213 gene encoding olfactory receptor 5M10-like: MLKANYTEVTEFILLGLTDRADLQPVLFVVFLVIYLITVIGNMSMILLIRTDSKLQTPMYFFLSHLSFVDLCYATNVTPQMLVNLLSKRKTISFLGCFTQFDFFISLGLTDSYMLTAMAYDRYMAICKPLLYGTKMSRGVCLSLVATSYIYGFANGLAQTILMLHLTFCGPNEINHFYCADPPLLVLACSDTYANETAMFVVAGSNLIFSLTIILISYIVIFTAILQVRSPEGRHKAFSTCGSHLTVVAMFYGTLFWMYLRPPSEASVEQGKIAAAFYFFLSPMLNPLIYSLRNKDVKNAVRRVIQEKFSVKLGTHLARGL, from the coding sequence ATGTTAAAGGCAAACTACACGGAAGTGACTGAGTTTATTCTCCTGGGACTGACAGATCGAGCTGACTTGCAGCCTGTCCTTTTTGTGGTCTTCCTAGTCATCTACCTGATCACAGTCATTGGCAATATGAGCATGATTTTATtaatcagaactgactcaaagctTCAGACTccaatgtacttcttcctcagccaCCTCTCCTTTGTAGATCTCTGTTATGCTACCAATGTCACGCCTCAGATGCTGGTCAATCTCCTATCCAAGAGAAAAACCATTTCCTTCCTTGGTTGCTTTACACAGTTtgactttttcatttccttggggCTCACAGATAGCTATATGCTCACAGCAATGGCTTATGACCGCTACATGGCCATCTGCAAACCCTTGTTATATGGCACCAAAATGTCCCGAGGTGTCTGCCTCTCTCTCGTTGCTACATCTTATATTTATGGCTTTGCAAACGGTCTTGCACAGACCATCCTGATGCTCCACCTCACCTTCTGTGGACCCAATGAAATCAACCACTTTTACTGTGCAGACCCACCGCTCTTAGTCTTAGCCTGCTCAGATACTTATGCCAATGAAACTGCCATGTTTGTGGTGGCTGGTTCCAACCTCATCTTTTCTCTCACCATCATCCTCATCTCTTACATTGTCATCTTTACAGCCATTCTACAAGTGCGTTCTCCAGAAGGGAGGCacaaggccttctccacctgtgggtCTCATCTGACAGTTGTCGCTATGTTTTATGGGACACTGTTCTGGATGTATCTGAGACCACCTTCTGAGGCATCTGTAGAACAGGGCAAAATTGCagctgctttttatttctttctgagtCCTATGCTAAACCCTTTGATCTACAGCCTTCGGAACAAAGATGTTAAAAACGCAGTAAGGAGAGTTATTCAAGAGAAATTTTCTGTCAAATTAGGTACACATTTGGCCAGAGGTCTGTAA